The DNA segment CGACGTTTCATCTCTACCTCCCAAGGATAGACAGTGTATCGGCCGTCTCAAGGCCGGTTTCTCGATTTGGAAAAACTGCATGAATTAGTTTGGAAAAGCAAGCGAACCGTAGGTTTTCGTCTCTTCTGAGATCAGTTGCACACCACAAAGACATGTTGAGTGAGACAGCTTTTTTGTTTTATTCCAGTTGACAAAAATCGCATATTCTCCCATTTATGTTTTATCAAGATTGACATCAATGAGGAACCAATGACCATAAACACTGGGCCAAAGCCGCCCCGTTCATCGCAACCCCACTGGGTCGCGGAAATCAAACGTCCTACCAGGGCAGAGCATGTGCTGCCCCTGTTAGGGGAGTCCGTCCCTGCCGGATTTCCATCTCCTGCCGAAGAATACCTGGAGAAATCCCTGGATCTCAATGAATTTGTCGCCCCACGCCCTGAAGCAACCTTCTTTGTCCGTGTCTCCGGAGATTCCATGATCGGCGCAGGCATTCACCATGACGATATCCTGGTAGTGGACCGATCCCAGAGACCGCACCCCGGCAATGTTATCATCGCCCATCTGGATGGGGAATTCACGGTCAAGCGACTCATGCGATCAGAAAAGGGCATGGAACTGATGCCGGAAAATCCCGACTACCCTTCCATTCCACTGACTCGAGATATGGAATTCGAGGTCTGGGGTGTCGTGCGCCACGTTATTCACAAATTATAGTCGCTGTCCTCGTCATTCCCGATCTTCAACCCACCAAAGCAGGTTCCCCCATGAGTGCCTTTGCCCTGATCGACTGCAACAATTTCTACGCCTCCTGCGAGCGTGCCTTCCGCCCGGAATTGCGCCACCGTCCCGTTGTGGTCCTTTCCAACAATGATGGCTGCGTCATTGCCCGGTCCAACGAGGCAAAATCGTTAGGCGTTGTTATGGGCACGCCGTACTTCAAATGCAAGACCTTGCTTGAGCACCACGGGGTCGCTGTTTTTTCCTCCAATTACGCCCTGTATGGAGACCTGTCCGCACGCGTCATGCGCATACTCGCCAGATTCTGTTCCAATGTGGAAATCTACTCCATCGATGAGGCTTTCGCCGACTTCTCAGGAATTCCCGGAGGGACCATGACCTTTGCCCGCAGACTCAAGGCCACGGTGGAGGCATGGACCGGTATCCCCATTTCCATCGGTATAGGCGCTACCAAAACCCTGGCCAAACTCGCCAATCGATTCGCCAAAAAACATCCCCGATGCCAAGGGGTCTTTGATCTCACTGCCAGCCCTGCCCCTGATCTGGTGCTCAAATCCACGGAAATAGGTGATGTCTGGGGCATCGGTCCTCGCCATGCCAAACGACTGCGCTCCCTTGGCGTCTCCAATGCCCATGTTTTCCGCTCCCAGAAACGGGACTGGGTGAAAAAGAAAATGACCGTCACCGGCCTGCATACCCTGCTGGAACTACGAGGCATGCCCTGCCTTGACTTTGCAACCGGACCAGTGGCCAAGAAAACCATTGTCTCTTCCCGCTCCTTCGGCCACCCGGTCACTCGGTATGAAGACCTGCTTGAAGCTGCGGCGCAATACACCACCCGCGCTGCCGAAAGGCTTCGCCGTCAGCAGGCAGTAACTTCCCACGTTCACTTCTTTCTGCAAACCAATACATTCAAACGTGGTCATCCACAGTACTCCAATGCAGCACAGGTCCCATTGCTCATAGCCACCTCCCACACACCCACCTTGATCAAGGCCGCCCACTCCGGTTTGAAACGAATTTACCGCAAAGGGTATACCTTCAAGAAATGTGGTGTCATGCTCTCAGGACTGGAGCCGGTCAACGGTCGATGGCTCAATCTTCTGGACCTGCCGCCCGAGAGTGGCTCCCGACATGAACCGCTGATGCAGGCTGTGGACGCCATGAATGCCCGGTGGGGACAGGATACCGTCAAATTCGCGGCATCCGGCTTGAACGGAAGCTGGCACATGCGCCGAAACCACCGGTCTCCACGATACACGACAGTCTGGAAAGAGCTGCTTGAAGTCCACGCATCCTGATATAAACAGAGAATACCCATAAACTCTTCAAACGAAGCAAGGGAACAGACAATTCCAGTTTGGGGAAGAGAAGTCCTTCCTGTGAAGGAAAATTTAATGCAAAATGAAAAGACTCTCTTGATCCGCGCATCCTGCGGCAGGGACAACGATCAGCAACCTATAACGCAAGGAGAAAAGAGATGCTTATCCACTCCGTCCTAACCGAATCCTTTCTCGGTCTTGTCATGATGGCTGCGACTGAACATGGATTGTGTGCCGTTGAATTCGGAGAATCCGAGTCCGCGCTGAATCTGAGCTTGGCTGCACGGTTTCCCAAAGCGGAAATCCGGGCCGGAGATGCTTCGATGATCGAACAGGCCGGTGCGCTCGCTGACTTCATCAAACAGCCAATTGGCGAATTCCCCTTGCCTCTGGATATTCAGGGAACCGCATTTCAGCAGCGCGTCTGGCTGGAGCTGCGGACCATCCCGGCCGGGGAAACACGAACATACAGCGATGTGGCCGAGGCCCTCGACTGCCCGAAATCAGCCAGGGCCGTTGCCGGAGCCTGCGCCCGGAATCGACTGGCTGTGGTCATACCATGCCACCGCGTCGTGGGAAAAAACGGGGCATTGACCGGCTATTATTGGGGGATTGAGCGGAAAAAGGCTCTTTTGAAAAATGAAAGGACACTGACTCCCTGAACAGTACCCCAAAGGCTGGACGGTTGGTCCCACATCCCAGCCACGCTCTGGCGAAAAAGAGTCAGCACACTTTCCCGCCAAGAGCGGTTCGGAACCACCAACTTACATGCTGGCGAGAGCATCCACCTTGTTCGGATACAGGGGGAATATTTTGTCGTACCCAGAGACTTCAAAAACTTCCTGAATATAGTCCTTGATACCACAGATGGCCACCTTGCCCGAGGCCTTTTTGAGCCGCTGGTAGGCAAGAACAAGCACCCGCAGACCGGAGCTGTTAATGTAATCCAATCCGGAAAAATCAAAAAGCAGGCGGGTCTCGCCATTTTCCAGCAAGCCGATGACTTTTTCTTCCATGGCCTGTGTCCCGTCGGCATCGAGATTTCCCTCGATGGACAGAATGGTGATGCCGTTTTCGCTTGATTCAATCATTGCCACGATACCCTCCCTATGAGCAGCTACCCATGCGGGCAGCACCCTTCACAAAGTGTTTTCTTGAGAACAAGCACATTCTTGCCGTTCTCTCTTGTATATTTGATTTTATTCATGAGATTCTTGACCAAATGAATCCCCATGCCACCGACAGGCCGGGCGCGCTTTTCCAGCGGCAAACTCAATTCCGGCTCCGGTGCCTCAAGGATATTGAAAGGCTCGGCATCGTCTTCGATCCGTATGATAATTTCTTCACCCTCCAACGACACGGTGACATCAATGGGATGATCATCAAAATCGGTATACCCGTAACTGATGATATTGGTGACCAGTTCGTCGAGGCAGAGAGTCAGATGGAAAACCACCTTGGCCGACAGACCATGCGCCGCGCCAAAGGCCTCCACTTTGGGTTGAAAACACTCAAAGCAGTTTATCCTGTTGGTCATCTGAAACGATATGACGGTGTCAGCCACGGTTCAGTCCTTCTTGATAACGACGACAGCTATGTCATCTTCCTGTCTCTTGCCATGATGAGTCCCCACGGCCGTCATGAGAGCCAGCCGTATCTCTTCGGAACTCTTATGCGCATTCTGCCGGATGATGGCAAGCATTCTCTGTTTGCCAAACATCTCACCCTTGGCATCCCGAGCCTCCCAGACTCCGTCCGTGGCCAGTACCAGGACTTCACCGGTGCTCAAGGTTGCCTGATAGTCCTGAAACACAAATCCCTCCAGAACTCCCAGGGCCAGGCCATCCCCGGCCAGCGTGGAGAAATGATCGGAGGACGGAGTATAACGGATGGCAGGCTCATGCCCTGCCCGGACCCACCGGATATTGGGAGACCCTTCGATGAGACGGAGATAAAAAAGCGTCAGGAAGCGTCCTGTCCCGTCCAGATCCCGGCTCAAAAAAGTATTGATGGCCTCCACCCGTTCGCGTGGCGTAAGCAGCACCTGGGAGAGTGAGTGCAACTGCCCCCTGGCGGTCGCCATGACCAGAGCCGAGGGCACGCCGTGGCCGGAGACATCACCCAGAACGACCCCCATGGCGCGGCCCGAAGGACTGGCAACTTCAATGAAATCATAGTAGTCCCCGCCAGTCTGTTCACAGTAGGAGATTCCTCCTGAAATGTCATACCCCGCAATGACCGGTTCTGTCTGGGGGAGCAAGAGTTTCTGGACCCCCCTGGCGAGATGCATGTCCCGGCGCAGATGCAGCCTCTCCTGAAGCTTGGGTCCCATTTCATTGAGGGAATCCACAAGTTCATCCCGTTCATCCCCCATCTTCATGGTCACACGAGCCGAGAAATCCCCACCGGCCAGACGTTTGACCGCATCGGCCATCAGCAACAGGGGTTTGGTGACGGCCCGAGAACCGAGCCAGGCCATAATCCCTGTTATGATAAGCATGATGCCTGAGATGAAAGCGGAGATATTACGTATTCTCCCGAAAAGAAATTCCATGGACCCGGCCACCTGATCAGGCAACTCGGCAATGACCGATTTGGGAGCGATGAGCAGAAAACTCAAATCCGGATTACTGGCAAACGCCCACATGCACGGCCTTCCCTTGTAGGGTAACTGCATGACGCCGCTTTCGGATTCATTCATGGCCACCAGCAACCGGCCAAAAGCCTCGGGATCGTCAGACTGCATCCATTCCGGTTCGATGCCGGACATCCAGTGTCTCCGCCCCCCGTCGTCATACGACTGCTGGGCGATAATGAGCAGTCCATCATTGGCAACGGTATCTCCGGGATATCTGATGACCATGAAAGACATGATCTCGTCACTCCACCGGGATTTGAGCGTGGCGTCGGTAATGAGATGGGAGACAGGCACATCGATGGATGCCGCGCCAAGAAATGCGCCATGCCGATCTCGTATAGGATAACTGACCGAGGCAATGGCCCGGCGGGTTGAGGGATCCACGCCCGGAGCCGTCCAGGAGACCTCTCCGATGGAATGGCGGGTTCGCCTGTACCATTGCTGCTCCCGGTGATCATACTGCATGGGGAAGTGCCCGTGCCCAGGATATGTCATGAACACTCCCGACTCCAAGCCTATGTTGAACCACTGCGAATTGTCAGTCAATTCAGCATAAAGCTGCTTCATGGTAGGGACGACTCTTTTGAGAGCATCCTCATCAGGTCCGAAAGCGTGATGCTCTTCAGGGGGCGGCAGTTTAAAAGCAGGAAATTCGAGACTGAAAGGAAATGGGCGAGTCTTGCCCGACACCGTTCGTGTCTGATAGGACTTTCCCACGCTCAGATCTGGCGGCGCATCCGATGCTGTTTCAAAATCACCGACACGATAGGACTTGGTCGTTCCGCCCTTTTGCCCATGACTGAACTGGTGCTCGACTTCCAGAGCCAGCATTCTGACGCCGATGCTCATGGTTTCACCGCTCAGTTCCAGAATCTTGAGCAGAGACATGGCATTGTGCTCCAACTCGGCACTGACGATATCCAGCAATTCATCTCTTGCATTGCCGGAAATGGTTGCCGTCAGTCTCCCTGCCTGCCTGCTCAGGATAGAACGGGACAGGAGCAACGGCCCCAGGCTGAAAGCCAGGAGGATGATGAAGAATTTGATCCGTATCGATACTTTCATCGTCATGCCTTCCGTTGATTTGAGCACATTCTTCCGACCTCTGTCCATAAGCCGGAAGCGCTTTGTCAGATAGGACTTGGAAAAATAAATCATTCCGTCTAAGTATTATGAGACATAACCCCACTGAAAGCCAGGAAAGCCTTGATGCCGCATATCAACGAAACAAAACGCATAACCAAAACATCCCTCTATTCATGGGTTCTCTATAAGAATATTCACCTACAACTGACGGTTGTCGGCATCATCCTGATCACCGTGGCCCTCCGGGTTCTCGCTCCCGAGATGGAAAAAAGAATCATCAACGAAGCCATCGGCTTGAGAGACCTGCCCGCCTTGTGGCGCTACTGTGCCATTTACATCGGCGCAGTCACTCTGGCTGGGGTGCTCAAATTCGTGATCAACCTGATGCAGGTTTCCATCGGCGAACGGGCCCTGCTGGTTATTCGCAACCGCCTTTATGAACATCTGCTTTCCCTGCCGGTCCAATTCTATCGACGCACCTCGCCGGGCAATGTCATTTCATATATCATCACCGAGTTCATCCCGGTCGCGACCTTCATTGGCCAGGCCGTTGCCATGCCCACAGTCAACATCCTGACCTTCCTGGCCATGGCCGCCTATATGCTGCATCTCAATCTGACCATCGGCCTTATCGCCATTCTTATCTACCCGGTCGAAATTCTGGTCCTGCCCCGTATCCAGAAATATTTCCGACGAGCCAGCCGCCGCCGCATCAAACATACCCAAAGGCTCTCGGGGCTGGTTGGCGAGGCCGTCTCCGGCGTGCATGAAGTCCATGCCAATGCTTCGATCCCCCTTGAGAAGGCCCGTTTTTCCAAGATTCTTAACGAAATGTACAAAGCGACGGTGATGCAGAACGGCATCAAGTTCGCCATCAAGTTCGTCAACAATTTTTTCATGAGCCTCGGACCATTCGTCCTCTTCCTCGTCGGCGGTTACTACGCCATCAACGGTCATCTGGATGTCGGCTCTATCGTGGCCTTCATGTCTGCTTTCCAGAAACTCTACGATCCATGGAAAGAACTGATGGAATTCTGGCAGGTGTATCAGGACAGCTCTGTCCGCTACAAGCAGATCATGCGCTCCTTTGACCATGCCCCGGAGTTTGCCCAGACCGTGGAAGGGCGCGCCCCCTACACCCTGACAAACGACGTGGAAGTCAGGGAATTGACCTTTGTTGTGGGCAACAACATCAAACTCCTTGACCGGGTCTCCCTCAAAGTCAAAGGCGGCGAGCACATCGCCCTGGTAGGATTTTCCGGTTCAGGGAAATCCACACTGGCACTCTGTATCGCCCAACTCTACCGATATACCGGCGGTTCCATCCTGATTGGCGGCAAGGAAGTCAGCGAACTGGCGAAGCCGGACATGTCCTTTAACCTCGGTATGGTGGCACAACACCCGTTCATTTTCGACGGCACGGTCAAGGCAAATCTCCTGTATTCCTGCGAGGCCCTGGCCCTTCAAGGCGGCTCCTGCACGGAATCCGGGGAAGAACCGAGTCTGGACATGCTGGTCAAGCTTATCCAGCAGGTCGGCCTGTTCACGGATATTCTGGCTTTTGCCCTTCGGACCAAATTGGACAGCGGCACACACCTCGGCCTGCGTCAGAAGATCCTTCAGGCCCGTAAAGAATTCCAGGAAGGCAAAGATGGCATGTTTGCCGATATAGCCGACTACATTGAATTTTTTGATATGGATAGCTACTGCCACTATCTCTCCGTGGCGGAGAATATCGCCTTCGGTGCGGCCGTAGCTGAAGACTATGACCAGGAGCATCTCCACCTGCGTCCCAAATTTATCGAATTTCTTGAGTACCATGGCCTTATGGCCCACCTCATCGTCCTTGGCGAAACCTTGGCCCGCCTGGTGACCGACGAACTTGGGCCGGAACCGGAAATGGAGGCCTTTACCGACTGCCCGATTCCGATCACCGAATATGGCGAATACCAGAAACTGGCCAACCGACTCGACTCAGGAGAACCGCTCAGCGAAGAGGAAAACGGACTTATCCTGAAGCTGGCACTCGGCTTTACCCCCGGCATCCATCGCCAGGTCAGCCTGGACCGAGGATTCGCCAACCGAGTCGTCAATTCACGCAAGGATTTCATCGCCAGGGTGGAAGAGGACACTCCCGGCATATTCCGTTTCTTTGAAGCGGATAAATACATTGAGAGCCTGAATATCAAGGATAATATTCTCTTTGGTCGTGTACGTTCCGGTGATGATGTTCCCGACATTGAAGAAGAAATCTATCACCGCATCAATCAGGCCCTGATCATGCAGGAATCCCTGGAGACCGTGCTTGAAATCGGCCTTGAATTCGAAGTCGGCTCCATGGGCGACAGACTTTCCGGCGGCCAACGCCAAAAGATCGCCCTGGCCCGAACATTCCTCAAGAATCCCCCCATCCTGATTCTTGATGAAGCCACAGCCGCGCTGGACAACAAGTCCCAAACCCGCGTCCAGAACATCATCACCAACAACATGAAAGGGAAGTCCACTGTTCTGGCCGTGATACACCGCCTCGACATGCTCCCCTATTACGACAAGATCGTCGTGCTCAAAGATGGCCGGATTGTCGAGCAGGGTCCCTATGATGAATTGGTCGAAAAACGGGGCGCATTGCACACCCTGCTGACGGGGAATCACTAAAAAACGACGTTTTTGTTGCCTTCCCCAAAAAGGACTTCACAAGGCTTTATTTGGCTGGATACAATGTTTTTTCGTACTTGATCCAAATAATCTTCACAAAAATATAAAATATTTCGTCGAATTTCCGCTTTACACACTTTTTTTTTGCATGTAGGCCTGCCTTACCCAAATCGGGACTCTCTCTCTCATAGGGCTTCGGCCTCGGAGTTGTTCTCCGGGGCCGAAGACCAGTCGACCCACTCCACGCACTCAATGCGTGGTTTTTTATTGCCCTCCGATCGCAACAGAATTGTCACCCGGATGCAACCCAAATCCTCACAAGACCGCGTAGATTCATCCAAACGGATACGAACTCCTTTCCGTAGCCTGCGGGGTGGGAATCCCCAACTCCCTCCCACCCCGCACCCCAACGGCTCCTTTTCTTGCCAAAATTCGGCGAGTATGCTCTTGATTCTATATGAAGACATACATCTTTCTTCCTCCGGTCAAAAAGCCCACAGGCGGCGTGACCGTTTTACGACAAATGGCGGACATCCTGCATCAGGCAGGGCATGAAGCATTTCTTGTGACACGGGGGTCTTCCGGCTGGCGGCCGGAAGGGTTGGCTGATACAGCTCCGGTATTGGAATGGGCCGACATGCACCTGACCCGAGATGACATCTGGCTGGTGCCCGAGGGATGGGTCAACGCTCTTGCGCCCGGCCTTGAAGCCCGGTCCACCTGCATCAGCTACGTTCAGAACTGGGCGTATCTTTTCAGTTCCCTGCCCGAAGGAACGAGCTGGCACACGCTCCCGGTCGAATTTCTGGCCGTATCAGATCCGGTTTCCTATTTCATCAAAACCGCCACATGCAAGGACGCCCCGATTGTACGTCCCGGTATCGACCGGTCCATCTTCTTTCCGCCGGAAAGCAGAGAGAGCGGTCCTCTAACCGTGGCATACATGCCGCGCAAGAACAAAGGGACCGTGGAGCAGGTCAAATCCATCTTCAAGCATATGTGTGGCAACGAGATGGAGAGCCAGATTCATTGGCGACCCATCACTGGCATGAATGCCCACGGTGTGGCCGACGCCTTACGATCATCTCACCTTTTTTTCATGTCCGGTTTCCCTGAAGGATGTCCTCTCCCACCCTTGGAAGCCATGGCGTGCGGTTG comes from the Pseudodesulfovibrio piezophilus C1TLV30 genome and includes:
- a CDS encoding LexA family protein, with protein sequence MTINTGPKPPRSSQPHWVAEIKRPTRAEHVLPLLGESVPAGFPSPAEEYLEKSLDLNEFVAPRPEATFFVRVSGDSMIGAGIHHDDILVVDRSQRPHPGNVIIAHLDGEFTVKRLMRSEKGMELMPENPDYPSIPLTRDMEFEVWGVVRHVIHKL
- a CDS encoding Y-family DNA polymerase gives rise to the protein MSAFALIDCNNFYASCERAFRPELRHRPVVVLSNNDGCVIARSNEAKSLGVVMGTPYFKCKTLLEHHGVAVFSSNYALYGDLSARVMRILARFCSNVEIYSIDEAFADFSGIPGGTMTFARRLKATVEAWTGIPISIGIGATKTLAKLANRFAKKHPRCQGVFDLTASPAPDLVLKSTEIGDVWGIGPRHAKRLRSLGVSNAHVFRSQKRDWVKKKMTVTGLHTLLELRGMPCLDFATGPVAKKTIVSSRSFGHPVTRYEDLLEAAAQYTTRAAERLRRQQAVTSHVHFFLQTNTFKRGHPQYSNAAQVPLLIATSHTPTLIKAAHSGLKRIYRKGYTFKKCGVMLSGLEPVNGRWLNLLDLPPESGSRHEPLMQAVDAMNARWGQDTVKFAASGLNGSWHMRRNHRSPRYTTVWKELLEVHAS
- a CDS encoding methylated-DNA--[protein]-cysteine S-methyltransferase, with amino-acid sequence MLIHSVLTESFLGLVMMAATEHGLCAVEFGESESALNLSLAARFPKAEIRAGDASMIEQAGALADFIKQPIGEFPLPLDIQGTAFQQRVWLELRTIPAGETRTYSDVAEALDCPKSARAVAGACARNRLAVVIPCHRVVGKNGALTGYYWGIERKKALLKNERTLTP
- a CDS encoding STAS domain-containing protein, which encodes MIESSENGITILSIEGNLDADGTQAMEEKVIGLLENGETRLLFDFSGLDYINSSGLRVLVLAYQRLKKASGKVAICGIKDYIQEVFEVSGYDKIFPLYPNKVDALASM
- a CDS encoding ATP-binding protein — translated: MADTVISFQMTNRINCFECFQPKVEAFGAAHGLSAKVVFHLTLCLDELVTNIISYGYTDFDDHPIDVTVSLEGEEIIIRIEDDAEPFNILEAPEPELSLPLEKRARPVGGMGIHLVKNLMNKIKYTRENGKNVLVLKKTLCEGCCPHG
- a CDS encoding SpoIIE family protein phosphatase — translated: MTMKVSIRIKFFIILLAFSLGPLLLSRSILSRQAGRLTATISGNARDELLDIVSAELEHNAMSLLKILELSGETMSIGVRMLALEVEHQFSHGQKGGTTKSYRVGDFETASDAPPDLSVGKSYQTRTVSGKTRPFPFSLEFPAFKLPPPEEHHAFGPDEDALKRVVPTMKQLYAELTDNSQWFNIGLESGVFMTYPGHGHFPMQYDHREQQWYRRTRHSIGEVSWTAPGVDPSTRRAIASVSYPIRDRHGAFLGAASIDVPVSHLITDATLKSRWSDEIMSFMVIRYPGDTVANDGLLIIAQQSYDDGGRRHWMSGIEPEWMQSDDPEAFGRLLVAMNESESGVMQLPYKGRPCMWAFASNPDLSFLLIAPKSVIAELPDQVAGSMEFLFGRIRNISAFISGIMLIITGIMAWLGSRAVTKPLLLMADAVKRLAGGDFSARVTMKMGDERDELVDSLNEMGPKLQERLHLRRDMHLARGVQKLLLPQTEPVIAGYDISGGISYCEQTGGDYYDFIEVASPSGRAMGVVLGDVSGHGVPSALVMATARGQLHSLSQVLLTPRERVEAINTFLSRDLDGTGRFLTLFYLRLIEGSPNIRWVRAGHEPAIRYTPSSDHFSTLAGDGLALGVLEGFVFQDYQATLSTGEVLVLATDGVWEARDAKGEMFGKQRMLAIIRQNAHKSSEEIRLALMTAVGTHHGKRQEDDIAVVVIKKD
- a CDS encoding ABC transporter transmembrane domain-containing protein, which translates into the protein MPHINETKRITKTSLYSWVLYKNIHLQLTVVGIILITVALRVLAPEMEKRIINEAIGLRDLPALWRYCAIYIGAVTLAGVLKFVINLMQVSIGERALLVIRNRLYEHLLSLPVQFYRRTSPGNVISYIITEFIPVATFIGQAVAMPTVNILTFLAMAAYMLHLNLTIGLIAILIYPVEILVLPRIQKYFRRASRRRIKHTQRLSGLVGEAVSGVHEVHANASIPLEKARFSKILNEMYKATVMQNGIKFAIKFVNNFFMSLGPFVLFLVGGYYAINGHLDVGSIVAFMSAFQKLYDPWKELMEFWQVYQDSSVRYKQIMRSFDHAPEFAQTVEGRAPYTLTNDVEVRELTFVVGNNIKLLDRVSLKVKGGEHIALVGFSGSGKSTLALCIAQLYRYTGGSILIGGKEVSELAKPDMSFNLGMVAQHPFIFDGTVKANLLYSCEALALQGGSCTESGEEPSLDMLVKLIQQVGLFTDILAFALRTKLDSGTHLGLRQKILQARKEFQEGKDGMFADIADYIEFFDMDSYCHYLSVAENIAFGAAVAEDYDQEHLHLRPKFIEFLEYHGLMAHLIVLGETLARLVTDELGPEPEMEAFTDCPIPITEYGEYQKLANRLDSGEPLSEEENGLILKLALGFTPGIHRQVSLDRGFANRVVNSRKDFIARVEEDTPGIFRFFEADKYIESLNIKDNILFGRVRSGDDVPDIEEEIYHRINQALIMQESLETVLEIGLEFEVGSMGDRLSGGQRQKIALARTFLKNPPILILDEATAALDNKSQTRVQNIITNNMKGKSTVLAVIHRLDMLPYYDKIVVLKDGRIVEQGPYDELVEKRGALHTLLTGNH
- a CDS encoding glycosyltransferase family protein — translated: MKTYIFLPPVKKPTGGVTVLRQMADILHQAGHEAFLVTRGSSGWRPEGLADTAPVLEWADMHLTRDDIWLVPEGWVNALAPGLEARSTCISYVQNWAYLFSSLPEGTSWHTLPVEFLAVSDPVSYFIKTATCKDAPIVRPGIDRSIFFPPESRESGPLTVAYMPRKNKGTVEQVKSIFKHMCGNEMESQIHWRPITGMNAHGVADALRSSHLFFMSGFPEGCPLPPLEAMACGCLPVGFTGFGGWDYMRQAQEIPRFSPWWPLRDVEWNGNGFWCADGDVLDAALCLSEATTLLREGGPYLDATLKAGQDTANAYSTEAQKESVLALWDAL